In the genome of Drosophila subpulchrella strain 33 F10 #4 breed RU33 chromosome 2L, RU_Dsub_v1.1 Primary Assembly, whole genome shotgun sequence, one region contains:
- the LOC119548390 gene encoding dynein light chain roadblock-type 1 has protein sequence MSAEVEELLKRFQSFKNIIGIIVVDNDGIPIKTTLEYNLTLHYAAVMQAVREKARQVVLDLDATNEFTFLRLRTLLHEVMLCPQEDYFIVVLQSPSD, from the coding sequence ATGTCCGCTGAAGTGGAAGAGTtgctaaagcgctttcaatcCTTTAAGAACATCATCGGAATTATAGTGGTGGACAATGACGGGATACCCATAAAGACTACCCTGGAATACAACCTGACTTTGCACTACGCGGCCGTGATGCAAGCTGTGAGGGAAAAGGCCCGCCAGGTGGTTCTGGACCTGGATGCCACCAACGAATTCACCTTCCTGCGGCTGCGGACTCTCCTGCACGAGGTGATGCTGTGCCCGCAGGAGGATTACTTCATCGTGGTCCTCCAGAGCCCCAGTGACTag